The window ACACTGCAGTCCTTACAATTTCTCCTCTTCTAATGGCAGCTATTTTTGTATGACCTTGTGTGTTGCTATAGCAACTGTTGCTGCTCAAGAAGGGAAATTTTGGTTTATTCAAGAGGCTTATTGGCTGTACATTTCTTGAGGCATTGCTGTTGTGTTAGGCCTGCAAACATGCTAGAATCCCCCTTTTAATTAAATGTTTAATCCTCATGTTtttataataatattattaaaatTTTAGGTTTAAGTCGTGCTCGACAACGATATTTTATGCTTTAAAAGTGACGCTCCCATTCTAAATGTGGAAAAATGTTACGATTGGTCAGGCCTTTATGTAGATTACTACAATGAGATGCCAAGTTGTTTTtaataattcattttatttgGGCCAATTCATGAGATATCTTCATTTTGTGTGCCTGTTCCCACAGCTGCCCTTATCTGCACCGGACGACTGGTGACACAGAGCGCAAATACCATCTACGGTATTACAAGACTGGCACTTGTATCCATGAGACGGATGCTCGAGGGCATTGTGTGAAGAATGGCCTCCACTGTGCTTTTGCTCACGGGCCACATGATCTCCGACCTCCAGTCTATGATATCAGGTGACATGCAAAGCAAATTGTTGCTATTCTTATTCCTGGCAAGCTTTTTTCCCCAACGATTCACAATGTAACAGGCAAATCAGCCTATTTAGGCGTACATCAGCCCCATATGATAGGGAATAGCTCTGTTATGTGGGTTTGgaataattgttttgtttgtacTGGGGTTTTGAGGACTCTATGCATTTAAAAAAGTTGATAACCCCCCTGTAAATAATAACTTATTACAATTGGTTCTCAGGGAGATCCAAGCACAAGAGGCCCTCCAGAACGGTCAGTTGGGATCTGGGGAAGGTATTCCTGATTTGCAGCCTGGCGTACTAGCCAGCCAAGCTATGATTGAGAAAACTCTAACAGAGGATCCCCGATGGCAAGGTGAGTAAATCCCACTTAAAGCCTGAGAAGGTGTGTTTATGATCAAACAAAGCATACTTCAGTTACAGAGGAAACGACGTAATACTCTGTGACTCTTTCTGCAGATACCAACTTTGTTTTAGCCAATTATAAAACAGATCAGTGTACTAAGCCCCCAAGACTATGCAGACAGGGCTATGCGTGCCCCCACTACCACAACAGTAGGGATCGAAGGCGAAATCCACGAAAGTTTAAGTACAGGTGAGCCACATTTCGGTTCAAGTGAAAGATTATTGTGTGATTTTCCTAAGAATGAAAGGGTTGAAGGTTTTGACTCTTTGAATGCAGGTCAACTCCTTGTCCGAGTGTGAAACACGGCGATGAGTGGGGTGAACCCTCCAAGTGTGACAGTGGAGACAGTTGCCAGTATTGTCACTCTCGCACTGAACAGCAGTTTCATCCAGAGGTGAGCAAAATTTCGTAAAGTCGCTCTTGCCTCCTTAAAGCATTTGTcgtcttctttttctttgtaaaacACTGTTAAAATGCAGTGAGCAAAATTGTTAACTTCCAAGTAAGTTTGAGATGGAAGGAAACAGCAGGAATAAGCTTTGGTTGACTTGGACGTATATTCTGAATTATTGTCATGTTCAAGGTGATTGCCAGGCTTTGACTTAAGAAAATTAAGTGCTCCAAGATTTTTGGGCATAAAGTTCATACTTGGTTTGAAATGATGTTTTGGTCCTGCCTTCCTCGGGTCCTCAGATGTTTTTAAATGAGTTCACTTTATCTTAGTAAACAATTAAACGGCTATACTGACTGCAGGCAGAGTAGAACTGGCGTGGCTGTGATTCCAAAACATAACACGTCAGTCTCTGTTTCATTTTGCCACTTAACTCAATATATGCATCTAATTAACTTgtgatttgttttttcttcctcccaGATCTACAAATCAACCAAATGTAATGACATGCGACAAACAGGATACTGTCCCCGAGGGCCGTTCTGTGCGTTTGCACATGTAGAAAGTGAGTGGAGAACTATAAAATGATagattttactttaaaaacactctggtgAAAAGACTTTCTCGGTTTTCCCTCATTTTAAAAACAGGACTGTTTACCTTCTGATATTATTGATCGGAACGTTAATGTTCTCGCTCCTTTTGGGTGTTTGTAAACTGAATGAAAACCTAATATTTGTTTGAACGCTTTCAGGAATCACCTCTGCAGACGAGACAATGAACTCACTGCTAACAGTGATGCAATCCAGTTCACAGTCCCAGCTGGGCTCTCAGCAGTATTCCGAGTGTCCAGTTTCTGAGTGGAACAGTGGAGGAAACTCCACCACCAGCACAAACAGTAGCAACGGACAAATAGAAAGTGTATGTtgtctcctctttttttccttctctgggtttttttttatcagaaccaACACAGTCCAAGAGCTGCATTTCAAGAGtagtcacacagttacagtcacACCATGCTCTCATTTTTCTGTTCGTATTTTTCTACATTTGTCATGAATAAGTTATTAGTAGATTATTTTTAAAAGAACAGAGGCGGCCTCTTTGACTGCTGCTCTTATTTAATTGTTGTGTGTTCAGTGTCGTCCATCACTTTCACAGTTTCACATCACTTTTCACAATTATGGTtttggctttattttttttttgttttttttttttgattgagaTCATGTGCACTTCTCTTTCTCAGGTTTCATGTTCTAATAACTCAGCTGTAACACCAAGCTCAGGAAGCGACAGTTTGTTATCCCCAGTGGGATCCATCAGCAGGCGCATGTCCCTAACTAATAGTAGTTTATGCTCAGAGTCCATCACATCCAGTGTGTCATCTCTGACGTCTAACTATCCCAAAGCTCCGGGGTTTGAACGTGAGGATCAGGTACAAAGACTGCACTCTTTAGATTTAGGAAGAATAAAAATCAAACGCTTCACACAAAATGTACAGCCGGCATTCATTTTTAGTccatatttcttcatttttcattttaattttaatttgatCACTTATAGCCACACATTCCATAGAATTTTGGTCATTTCATGTGTCATAATCTCACTAGAATGTTGCAGATTCGGCTCTTGTGATACTGCATCATTTTCAGAGCTGTCAGGGATGTATTTATGGTCAATGTTTGCATCTTTTGTATTCGAGAGGTAtagttttgttaaataaatgactAACTTTCCTATCAGGATGATTTCTGATGTTCTTACAGAAGAATTTGTCTCACTTGCAGTAAAATCTGACTGTGTCAATAGTTTATTTTATTACGTCATCATTTCTGGAGCTACAACAGGTCACAGTTGGCTCTGTCAGTGGAAGtgaaatatataataaatatatattatttttgtcAGCCTGTGACTAACGTCAGTATCaaaatgcttgttttttttatgaatctgGGTGATTGCATGTACAAGGTTTGTCGCTGAAatgtgctgttgttttgtgaCATTTGTAGATTAAGATCAAAGGGCAAATGGATCAAAAGTTTATGGACCAAGAAAAACAGGTTTGTgaatacattattttttttatttgggtcAAAACCTGTCGCTAACAACATGAGGATTCAACGCCTCTCTCTGCTTTCCCTTTAGACCCAACATACTGTATTCTCTGCAGTGAATCCTTTGGCAACAAGCTTTACCTCCAGCATAACATCAAGCTTGGCCTCTAGCATTGGTTCAGACAGTTCTTCACCCACCACCTTATCAACAATGAATGCAAAAGCCACTCCGTTCTATCCAGGGAGCAATACAGTGGAGTCTGTTATAGGTAAGTCCTTGTTGAAGTTGAATGGGTTATGCTTTGAACCCCCCCTTCTCTGAATTCTGTGGTCAAACATCAGATGTATTTTGTTTCCCATCAGGATCTGCACTGGACCTCAACTTTAGTGACATCAATGTTGCATCTCTTGATAAGGAGCTAGAGGAGCAAGATAACAGTTTAGGATTGGCAAGTAAGGAGCTCCTTTATAACCGCTCAGTCATTTGATTTGTTGATGATGCAAGTTGTTTTTCATAGTTTGTGTATTTCTAAGGAACAGCTGCTTGTGCTTTGTCTCTCAGGTCAAAGGGTGCTAAGTGGATCTGCTCCTGTTAACATTCCTGGCTCCTTGGCACGATCATCCTCTTTTAATTCCTCGTCATCGCTCTCCACTTCCCCGCTAAGCTCCCTCTCCCAGTCTCTGTCGCAGTCCCTGCTGTCTGGGACAATGTCTCAGCAAAATCATCATCCAAACATGTTAGCCAAGCAAGAGCATGGCCTCCTGGGAACACCCACCTCTTCTTCACAAAACTCTCTGGGTAAGCCGGCGGCATCGGACATTTTGTCCCAAGTGAACTTAAGAGCATTTGTTTTATAGTATATACTTGAGTAGATACCTTTTGTATCCACCACTTTGTTTAGCTTAACTCAAAAGTTCAATTAGAATTATGATATGTTAAACCTTGAATGTTTGATCATTTTTAATTCAATTGCGATTCACAGTTTTCCAGTTTTACTTGGGagtaattaacaaaaaaaactttgtgtTCGGTCTTGAACTCATTCATGTAGGCTTGAATGGAGGAGCTAGCAACATTTGGGACTTTGTTAGTGGCAGCTTTTCACCAAGTCCATCTCCAGTTTTCAGCAGCCTAACCTCCACAACCAGCAGTGCTGATCTGACCCGCCTTTTTAGAGAGTTGGATGAAGCCAAGAGGAAGATCAAACAATGGGAGGAGGCCTGGCATCAGGTCAAACAGGTCAGTGTTCTTAAATGAACTCGCACTGTAATATATATACCTCAGTGTATCAAAGCAGTCTCCGTTTCGTTGCTCGGAGTTGTTCAAACACAACACTGACTTTTGTTCCAGGCCTGTGAAGCTTGCCAGAAAGACGCACGTGAGGCAAAGGAGCAAGCAAAGACGGCCGAGGCAGAGCGGCAGCTGGCTGAACAGAAATGGGAAGAAACTGAGCGCAAGCTGAAAGAGCTCCAGGGGGACTTTGATGTGCTTTGTCGCACCCCTGGAACACCTCTTCTTCGTAGCTATGGAGAGCTGGACCAGCTCCCTCTGTCAAAGCTTCACTCCATCCAGAGTCAGCTGCGTAATGACCTAGACCTTATAGATGGGGTAAGAAAACCTAGATCTCTCAAATTTCGTTTCTAGCTCCTGCATATTTCTATAGACGGTTGTATTATTCACATCCATGTTTGCCATCAAGCATGCTTATTGAGAAGTCTGCATGAACTGTGCTTTCCTAGGATGCAGCTGATTCGTTCTTTTCTTCCCTCAACAGGTAATATATCAGCTTCAGTCAAAGAAATGTATAGTTTGCCAAAAGCATGATCGTTGCGTTGTTCTGCAACCTTGCCAACATTATGTACTATGTGAGAACTGTGCACCTAGCAAAACAGAATGTCCCTACTGTAGAACAAAAATATTGAAGTGGTGATGTACAGTTATTCGAGGTACTATTTAAAGAATTAGCCCTTTGAAAAACTACTAACAGA is drawn from Odontesthes bonariensis isolate fOdoBon6 chromosome 21, fOdoBon6.hap1, whole genome shotgun sequence and contains these coding sequences:
- the unkl gene encoding putative E3 ubiquitin-protein ligase UNKL isoform X4, with translation MPSVSKTAANASPQTEKPTHYTYLKEFRTEQCPLFLQHKCTQHRPFTCFHWHFLNQRRRRPIRRRDGTFNYSPDVYCTKYDETTGICPDGDDCPYLHRTTGDTERKYHLRYYKTGTCIHETDARGHCVKNGLHCAFAHGPHDLRPPVYDIREIQAQEALQNGQLGSGEGIPDLQPGVLASQAMIEKTLTEDPRWQDTNFVLANYKTDQCTKPPRLCRQGYACPHYHNSRDRRRNPRKFKYRSTPCPSVKHGDEWGEPSKCDSGDSCQYCHSRTEQQFHPEIYKSTKCNDMRQTGYCPRGPFCAFAHVERITSADETMNSLLTVMQSSSQSQLGSQQYSECPVSEWNSGGNSTTSTNSSNGQIESIKIKGQMDQKFMDQEKQTQHTVFSAVNPLATSFTSSITSSLASSIGSDSSSPTTLSTMNAKATPFYPGSNTVESVIGSALDLNFSDINVASLDKELEEQDNSLGLASQRVLSGSAPVNIPGSLARSSSFNSSSSLSTSPLSSLSQSLSQSLLSGTMSQQNHHPNMLAKQEHGLLGTPTSSSQNSLGLNGGASNIWDFVSGSFSPSPSPVFSSLTSTTSSADLTRLFRELDEAKRKIKQWEEAWHQVKQACEACQKDAREAKEQAKTAEAERQLAEQKWEETERKLKELQGDFDVLCRTPGTPLLRSYGELDQLPLSKLHSIQSQLRNDLDLIDGVIYQLQSKKCIVCQKHDRCVVLQPCQHYVLCENCAPSKTECPYCRTKILKW
- the unkl gene encoding putative E3 ubiquitin-protein ligase UNKL isoform X1 produces the protein MPSVSKTAANASPQTEKPTHYTYLKEFRTEQCPLFLQHKCTQHRPFTCFHWHFLNQRRRRPIRRRDGTFNYSPDVYCTKYDETTGICPDGDDCPYLHRTTGDTERKYHLRYYKTGTCIHETDARGHCVKNGLHCAFAHGPHDLRPPVYDIREIQAQEALQNGQLGSGEGIPDLQPGVLASQAMIEKTLTEDPRWQDTNFVLANYKTDQCTKPPRLCRQGYACPHYHNSRDRRRNPRKFKYRSTPCPSVKHGDEWGEPSKCDSGDSCQYCHSRTEQQFHPEIYKSTKCNDMRQTGYCPRGPFCAFAHVERITSADETMNSLLTVMQSSSQSQLGSQQYSECPVSEWNSGGNSTTSTNSSNGQIESVSCSNNSAVTPSSGSDSLLSPVGSISRRMSLTNSSLCSESITSSVSSLTSNYPKAPGFEREDQIKIKGQMDQKFMDQEKQTQHTVFSAVNPLATSFTSSITSSLASSIGSDSSSPTTLSTMNAKATPFYPGSNTVESVIGSALDLNFSDINVASLDKELEEQDNSLGLASQRVLSGSAPVNIPGSLARSSSFNSSSSLSTSPLSSLSQSLSQSLLSGTMSQQNHHPNMLAKQEHGLLGTPTSSSQNSLGLNGGASNIWDFVSGSFSPSPSPVFSSLTSTTSSADLTRLFRELDEAKRKIKQWEEAWHQVKQACEACQKDAREAKEQAKTAEAERQLAEQKWEETERKLKELQGDFDVLCRTPGTPLLRSYGELDQLPLSKLHSIQSQLRNDLDLIDGVIYQLQSKKCIVCQKHDRCVVLQPCQHYVLCENCAPSKTECPYCRTKILKW
- the unkl gene encoding putative E3 ubiquitin-protein ligase UNKL isoform X3, whose translation is MPSVSKTAANASPQTEKPTHYTYLKEFRTEQCPLFLQHKCTQHRPFTCFHWHFLNQRRRRPIRRRDGTFNYSPDVYCTKYDETTGICPDGDDCPYLHRTTGDTERKYHLRYYKTGTCIHETDARGHCVKNGLHCAFAHGPHDLRPPVYDIREIQAQEALQNGQLGSGEGIPDLQPGVLASQAMIEKTLTEDPRWQDTNFVLANYKTDQCTKPPRLCRQGYACPHYHNSRDRRRNPRKFKYRSTPCPSVKHGDEWGEPSKCDSGDSCQYCHSRTEQQFHPEIYKSTKCNDMRQTGYCPRGPFCAFAHVERITSADETMNSLLTVMQSSSQSQLGSQQYSECPVSEWNSGGNSTTSTNSSNGQIESVSCSNNSAVTPSSGSDSLLSPVGSISRRMSLTNSSLCSESITSSVSSLTSNYPKAPGFEREDQIKIKGQMDQKFMDQEKQTQHTVFSAVNPLATSFTSSITSSLASSIGSDSSSPTTLSTMNAKATPFYPGSNTVESVIGSALDLNFSDINVASLDKELEEQDNSLGLASQRVLSGSAPVNIPGSLARSSSFNSSSSLSTSPLSSLSQSLSQSLLSGTMSQQNHHPNMLAKQEHGLLGTPTSSSQNSLGLNGGASNIWDFVSGSFSPSPSPVFSSLTSTTSSADLTRLFRELDEAKRKIKQWEEAWHQVKQACEACQKDAREAKEQAKTAEAERQLAEQKWEETERKLKELQGDFDVLCRTPGTPLLRSYGELDQLPLSKLHSIQSQLRNDLDLIDGDAADSFFSSLNR
- the unkl gene encoding putative E3 ubiquitin-protein ligase UNKL isoform X2, with translation MPSVSKTAANASPQTEKPTHYTYLKEFRTEQCPLFLQHKCTQHRPFTCFHWHFLNQRRRRPIRRRDGTFNYSPDVYCTKYDETTGICPDGDDCPYLHRTTGDTERKYHLRYYKTGTCIHETDARGHCVKNGLHCAFAHGPHDLRPPVYDIREIQAQEALQNGQLGSGEGIPDLQPGVLASQAMIEKTLTEDPRWQDTNFVLANYKTDQCTKPPRLCRQGYACPHYHNSRDRRRNPRKFKYRSTPCPSVKHGDEWGEPSKCDSGDSCQYCHSRTEQQFHPEIYKSTKCNDMRQTGYCPRGPFCAFAHVERITSADETMNSLLTVMQSSSQSQLGSQQYSECPVSEWNSGGNSTTSTNSSNGQIESVSCSNNSAVTPSSGSDSLLSPVGSISRRMSLTNSSLCSESITSSVSSLTSNYPKAPGFEREDQIKIKGQMDQKFMDQEKQTQHTVFSAVNPLATSFTSSITSSLASSIGSDSSSPTTLSTMNAKATPFYPGSNTVESVIGSALDLNFSDINVASLDKELEEQDNSLGLASQRVLSGSAPVNIPGSLARSSSFNSSSSLSTSPLSSLSQSLSQSLLSGTMSQQNHHPNMLAKQEHGLLGTPTSSSQNSLVFSSLTSTTSSADLTRLFRELDEAKRKIKQWEEAWHQVKQACEACQKDAREAKEQAKTAEAERQLAEQKWEETERKLKELQGDFDVLCRTPGTPLLRSYGELDQLPLSKLHSIQSQLRNDLDLIDGVIYQLQSKKCIVCQKHDRCVVLQPCQHYVLCENCAPSKTECPYCRTKILKW